A genomic window from Elaeis guineensis isolate ETL-2024a chromosome 3, EG11, whole genome shotgun sequence includes:
- the LOC105040588 gene encoding uncharacterized protein, with protein sequence MFSPMEVGKEGNADHVLTLFDLYWFHRQILSPSPGPPPPPPPPPALSPPLLDGEDAESQSSEPPPASRPPLLLRRYRRLSLSDETAFSAELRIQTRKLQTILSGKEGPVGATAGGGENWTVATKRRRRERRRRRIKRGSRSLPELESEEVKGFMDLGFTFSEAEVNPRLLSIVPGLQRLGKRAAGDSEPAAEGSSCTSEEVDESAILRPYLSEAWDAQQEEEAAAAVAALKPLKNWRIPKAADGVDLKDHLRSWAHAVASTVR encoded by the coding sequence ATGTTTTCGCCGATGGAGGTAGGGAAGGAAGGGAACGCGGACCACGTGCTCACCCTCTTCGATCTCTATTGGTTCCACCGCCAAATCCTCAGCCCTTCTCCcgggccgccgccgccgccgccgccaccgccAGCGCTATCTCCGCCTCTTCTGGATGGGGAGGACGCTGAATCCCAATCCTCAGAGCCGCCGCCTGCCTCCCGCCCTCCACTTCTCCTCCGCCGCTACCGACGGTTATCTCTCAGCGACGAGACCGCCTTCTCAGCGGAGCTCCGCATCCAGACCCGCAAGCTCCAGACAATCCTGTCCGGCAAAGAAGGTCCTGTGGGGGCGACCGCCGGCGGCGGCGAGAACTGGACTGTGGCGACGAAGCGGAGGCGGCgggagagaagaaggagaaggattAAGAGGGGCAGCAGGAGCTTACCGGAGCTGGAATCCGAGGAGGTGAAGGGGTTCATGGATCTGGGTTTTACGTTCTCCGAGGCGGAGGTGAACCCCAGGCTGCTGTCGATCGTGCCCGGTCTCCAGCGGCTGGGGAAGCGGGCGGCCGGAGACAGCGAACCAGCGGCGGAGGGCTCGTCTTGCACCTCAGAGGAGGTGGACGAGTCGGCGATCTTGAGGCCGTACCTCTCGGAGGCGTGGGACGCGCagcaggaggaggaggcggcAGCGGCAGTGGCGGCGCTTAAGCCGCTGAAGAATTGGAGGATCCCGAAGGCAGCGGATGGGGTGGACCTAAAGGACCACCTCCGGTCCTGGGCCCACGCGGTCGCCTCTACCGTCCGATGA
- the LOC105041471 gene encoding LOW QUALITY PROTEIN: pentatricopeptide repeat-containing protein DOT4, chloroplastic (The sequence of the model RefSeq protein was modified relative to this genomic sequence to represent the inferred CDS: inserted 3 bases in 3 codons), whose protein sequence is MAAASPLSSISSLPLSLPSSSSPSKPKHHRSLSNLSSSSALRSSESRRTIMRASTSVYEKQRIDLHVEIRKFCRKGDLKEVMRLISDSESEDHCINSETFCSVLQLCAELCSLADGRKVHAILSSSGIKIDTLLASKLVFMYVKCGDLGEGRRVFDKSAAKDHIFPWNLLLNEYAQVGDLEESIDLFKEMQYSSVKPDSYTFSLILKCFATVGGVSEGEQVHGRLIKLGFGAYNAVGNALIAFYSKCNRINSAVDMFDEMPDKDVISWNSLINGCVSNSLPRKGVELFTDMWFSGMDIDSATLVSVLPACAELGILTLGKXVHGYSIKAAYSKEVTVNNSLVDMYSKCCSLEGASRIFERMVQRSVVSWTSMIQACTRAGLFDEAIVLFGEMESVGVRPDLFAVTSALHACSCRGSLDQGKNIHDYIVRNRLEKNLIVANALMDMYSKCGSMEEARSIFDNTTSKNIISWNTLIGGYSKNCFPNEALSLFSKMQFHMRPNSVTMACVLPAAASLSSLEKGREIHGHILRAGHFSDGYVANALVDMYTKCGALLLARLLFDRMSXKDLISWTVMIAGYGMHGHRRNAITVFKEMRGSGVEPDEVSFTVILYACSHSGLIHEGWEFYNIMRNEYKIEPKLEHYACVVDLLSRAGCLVKAYEFIKSMPIEPDSTVWGALLCGCRIHRNVKLAERVAEHVFELEPENXGYYVLLANIYAEAEEWEAVRKLRQKISGHGLRKSPGCSWIEIKSKIHVFVAGNKSHPQSKKIELFLKEVRRRMKDEGYVPKKRYALINVDDTGKEDALCGHSEKLAIAFGILNSPKGKPIRVAKNLRVCGDCHEFAKFMSKMVNREIILRDSNYFHHFEGGRCSCRGYW, encoded by the exons ATGGCGGCAGCGTCGCCTCTCTCTTCGATCTCCAGCCTCCCCCTTTCccttccttcctcctcctctccgtcGAAGCCGAAGCACCACCGAAGTCTCTCTAACCTCTCATCTTCTTCAGCTCTGCGGAGTTCTGAGTCCCGGAGAACCATTATGAGAGCCTCCACTTCAGTCTATGAGAAGCAACGGATCGATCTTCATGTTGAAATCCGGAAGTTCTGCCGAAAGGGAGATCTAAAAGAGGTCATGAGATTGATTTCTGACAGCGAATCGGAGGATCACTGCATTAATTCCGAGACTTTTTGCTCTGTTCTTCAGCTTTGCGCCGAGCTTTGCTCGTTGGCCGATGGTAGGAAAGTCCACGCTATTTTGTCCTCCTCCGGTATCAAAATTGACACCCTTTTGGCTTCAAAACTGGTCTTTATGTACGTTAAATGCGGCGACttgggagaaggaagaagggtttttgacaagagtgcCGCCAAAGATCACATTTTCCCTTGGAATCTTTTGCTAAATGAGTACGCCCAGGTTGGTGACTTGGAAGAAAGCATCGATCTTTTCAAAGAGATGCAGTATTCATCCGTTAAGCCAGATTCCTACACGTTCTCCTTGATCTTGAAGTGCTTTGCCACTGTGGGTGGTGTCTCCGAAGGTGAACAAGTTCATGGGAGGCTGATAAAACTAGGTTTTGGTGCTTACAATGCAGTTGGGAATGCTCTCATTGCCTTTTATTCCAAATGCAATAGAATCAATAGTGCTGTTGATATGTTCGATGAAATGCCCGATAAAGATGTCATATCTTGGAACTCCTTAATTAATGGTTGTGTTTCTAATAGTCTTCCAAGAAAGGGAGTTGAGCTGTTCACAGACATGTGGTTTTCGGGAATGGATATAGATTCAGCAACACTCGTGAGTGTTCTCCCAGCTTGTGCTGAATTGGGTATTCTTACACTAGGTA GCGTTCATGGGTATTCGATAAAAGCTGCTTATAGTAAGGAGGTAACTGTCAATAACTCTCTGGTCGACATGTACTCAAAATGTTGTAGTTTGGAAGGTGCATCTCGAATTTTTGAGAGGATGGTTCAGAGGAGCGTTGTATCATGGACTTCGATGATCCAGGCATGCACTCGAGCTGGGCTGTTTGATGAAGCAATTGTATTATTTGGAGAAATGGAATCAGTGGGTGTCAGACCAGATCTATTTGCTGTCACAAGTGCTCTTCATGCTTGTTCTTGTCGTGGGTCATTAGACCAAGGGAAGAATATCCATGATTATATAGTTAGGAATAGATTGGAGAAGAATCTTATTGTTGCCAATGCACTTATGGACATGTATTCAAAATGTGGGAGTATGGAGGAAGCTAGATCCATTTTTGATAATACCACCAGTAAGAATATTATCTCATGGAATACCTTGATTGGAGGCTACTCAAAGAACTGTTTTCCTAATGAAGCACTTAGTCTGTTCAGCAAAATGCAATTCCACATGAGGCCTAATTCAGTGACCATGGCCTGCGTCCTTCCTGCTGCTGCTAGTCTTTCATCTTTAGAGAAAGGCAGAGAGATCCACGGCCACATATTAAGGGCAGGGCATTTTTCAGATGGTTACGTGGCAAATGCTCTTGTTGATATGTACACAAAATGTGGTGCATTACTTCTTGCACGTCTGCTCTTTGATAGAATGT AAAAGGATCTTATCTCATGGACAGTGATGATTGCTGGATACGGCATGCATGGGCACAGAAGAAATGCTATCACTGTCTTCAAGGAGATGAGAGGCAGTGGTGTGGAGCCAGATGAAGTTTCTTTTACTGTCATACTATACGCTTGCAGCCATTCTGGACTCATTCATGAGGGATGGGAATTCTACAATATAATGAGAAATGAATACAAGATAGAGCCTAAATTGGAGCATTATGCATGTGTGGTTGATCTACTTAGTCGTGCTGGATGTTTAGTCAAAGCATATGAgttcataaaatcaatgccaaTAGAGCCAGATTCCACTGTTTGGGGTGCATTGCTCTGTGGTTGTAGAATCCATAGGAATGTCAAACTTGCTGAGAGAGTTGCTGAACATGTTTTTGAATTAGAACCAGAGA ACGGCTATTATGTCCTCCTTGCAAATATATATGCAGAGGCAGAGGAGTGGGAGGCTGTGAGAAAACTAAGGCAAAAGATCAGTGGCCATGGACTGCGGAAGAGCCCAGGCTGCAGTTGGATAGAGATCAAGAGCAAGATTCATGTCTTTGTTGCAGGCAACAAGTCACATCCACAATCAAAGAAGATTGAGCTATTTCTCAAAGAGGTGAGGAGAAGGATGAAGGATGAGGGTTATGTTCCAAAGAAGAGGTATGCCTTGATAAATGTGGACGATACAGGGAAGGAAGATGCTCTTTGTGGGCACAGTGAGAAGCTGGCCATTGCCTTTGGTATTTTGAACTCCCCAAAAGGTAAGCCCATTCGAGTGGCAAAGAACTTGAGAGTATGTGGTGACTGTCATGAGTTTGCCAAGTTCATGTCCAAGATGGTGAACAGGGAAATCATCTTGAGGGACTCCAATTACTTCCACCATTTTGAGGGAGGGAGGTGCTCTTGCAGAGGTTATTGGTGA